A section of the Rhizobium sp. SSA_523 genome encodes:
- a CDS encoding ABC transporter ATP-binding protein gives MIDAFFRFFETRIQPFAAQQDLRPPKGTAAFIWFYVRQAKFPFFAMLVLGGMTAAIEAALFWFVGRLVDILASIDKAQGWGGLLATHGYELFGMLVLIGLVRFLVTMATAIVDQQIITPGFYNLVRWQAYQHVARQSVSFFQNDFAGRIVTKVWSGGQAAGDLVTSLMESVWFVLIYAVSMLTLIGGLDWRLAMIVVAWVVIFSFLARYFVPRIRFHSRETAEAASMLNGRMVDAYSNIQTLRLFGRDEMNDRYMRDGFDIFQSTTMMFTRFITGVRASMAALSGIMITSMAALCIHLWLDGRISSGAVAFTLALVLRLNFLLGRLMTQFNGIMRNFGTVQNAAELISQPIGLTDAPNAPALVVAHPAIRFENVSFHYGRAGGVIDHLDLAIAAGEKVGIVGRSGAGKSTLVNLLLRFYDVEAGRILIDGQDIARVTQESLRAQIGMVTQDTSLLHRSIRDNILFGRQDASDAQLLAAARRAQAEDFILSLEDQRGRKGFDAHVGERGVKLSGGQRQRVAIARVMLKDAPILVLDEATSALDSEVEAAIQSNLIELMKGKTVLAIAHRLSTIAALDRLIVMDKGRIIEQGTHAELVSAGGLYAELWSRQSGGFLAVDEPG, from the coding sequence ATGATCGACGCCTTCTTCCGCTTTTTCGAGACACGGATCCAGCCTTTCGCTGCGCAGCAGGATCTGCGGCCGCCCAAGGGCACGGCCGCCTTCATCTGGTTCTATGTTCGCCAGGCCAAGTTTCCCTTCTTTGCCATGCTGGTGCTGGGCGGAATGACGGCTGCCATCGAGGCGGCGCTCTTCTGGTTCGTCGGCCGGCTCGTGGATATTCTTGCCAGCATCGACAAGGCACAAGGCTGGGGCGGGCTGCTTGCGACCCATGGTTACGAGCTGTTCGGCATGCTGGTGCTGATCGGCCTCGTGCGCTTTCTGGTGACCATGGCGACCGCGATCGTCGACCAGCAGATCATCACGCCCGGTTTCTACAATCTCGTGCGCTGGCAGGCCTATCAGCATGTCGCACGGCAATCGGTGTCCTTCTTCCAGAATGACTTCGCCGGGCGGATCGTCACCAAGGTCTGGTCCGGAGGCCAGGCAGCCGGCGACCTGGTGACCTCGCTGATGGAAAGCGTCTGGTTCGTCCTGATCTATGCGGTCTCGATGCTGACGCTGATCGGCGGCCTCGACTGGCGCCTGGCGATGATCGTGGTGGCCTGGGTGGTGATCTTCTCCTTCCTCGCCCGCTATTTCGTGCCCCGCATCCGGTTTCATTCGCGCGAGACGGCAGAGGCGGCCTCCATGCTGAACGGTCGGATGGTGGATGCCTACAGCAATATCCAGACCCTGCGGCTGTTCGGCCGCGACGAGATGAATGACCGCTATATGCGGGACGGCTTCGACATCTTCCAATCGACGACGATGATGTTTACCCGCTTCATCACCGGCGTCCGCGCCTCCATGGCCGCGCTTTCGGGCATCATGATCACCAGCATGGCGGCGCTCTGCATCCATTTGTGGCTCGACGGGCGCATCAGTTCGGGAGCGGTCGCCTTCACGCTCGCTCTCGTGCTGCGCCTGAATTTCCTGCTCGGGCGGCTGATGACGCAGTTCAACGGCATCATGCGCAATTTCGGGACGGTGCAGAATGCCGCCGAGCTGATCTCGCAGCCGATCGGCCTGACCGATGCGCCGAACGCGCCGGCGCTCGTCGTTGCCCATCCCGCGATCCGGTTCGAGAATGTCAGCTTCCATTACGGACGCGCCGGCGGCGTCATCGATCATCTCGATCTTGCCATCGCCGCCGGCGAGAAGGTCGGCATTGTCGGGCGTTCCGGTGCCGGCAAGTCGACGCTCGTCAATCTCCTCCTGCGCTTCTACGATGTCGAAGCCGGCCGCATCCTGATCGACGGCCAGGACATTGCGCGGGTGACGCAGGAATCACTGCGGGCGCAGATCGGCATGGTGACGCAGGACACCTCGCTCCTGCACCGCTCGATCCGCGACAATATTCTGTTCGGCCGGCAGGATGCCAGCGATGCCCAGCTTCTGGCGGCGGCGCGGCGGGCGCAGGCGGAGGATTTCATCCTGTCGCTGGAGGACCAGCGCGGGCGGAAGGGGTTCGACGCCCATGTCGGCGAGCGCGGCGTCAAGCTGTCCGGCGGCCAGCGGCAGCGCGTGGCCATTGCCCGGGTGATGCTGAAGGATGCGCCGATCCTGGTACTGGACGAAGCGACATCGGCGCTCGATTCGGAAGTGGAAGCCGCGATCCAGTCCAATCTGATCGAGCTGATGAAGGGCAAGACGGTGCTTGCCATCGCCCATCGGCTGTCGACCATAGCAGCGCTCGACCGGCTGATCGTGATGGACAAGGGCCGCATCATCGAACAGGGAACGCATGCCGAGCTGGTATCGGCCGGCGGGCTTTATGCGGAACTCTGGTCGCGCCAGTCCGGCGGCTTTCTCGCCGTGGACGAGCCCGGTTGA
- the petA gene encoding ubiquinol-cytochrome c reductase iron-sulfur subunit, translated as MSEHDTTSGTAGEPTRRDFLYLTTGMAGAVGAAAVAWPFIDQMRPDASTLALASIEVDVTSLEPGMSLTVKWRGKPVFIRNRTEKEVEEAKAVTLDDLKDPVARNANIAADAQATDIDRSAGEGKENWIVMIGSCTHLGCVPLGQSGDFGGWFCPCHGSHYDTAGRIRKGPAPQNLAIPTFTFASDTVIRIG; from the coding sequence GTGAGCGAGCACGACACGACGAGCGGAACCGCGGGCGAGCCCACTCGCCGCGATTTCCTTTACCTGACGACCGGCATGGCGGGTGCGGTGGGGGCCGCCGCCGTTGCCTGGCCTTTCATCGACCAGATGCGGCCGGATGCCTCCACGCTTGCGCTTGCTTCGATCGAAGTCGACGTGACCAGCCTTGAGCCGGGCATGTCGCTGACGGTGAAATGGCGCGGCAAGCCGGTTTTCATCCGCAATCGGACGGAGAAGGAAGTGGAAGAGGCGAAGGCCGTGACGCTGGACGATCTGAAGGATCCGGTGGCGCGCAACGCCAATATTGCCGCCGACGCGCAGGCGACCGACATCGATCGCTCCGCCGGCGAAGGCAAGGAGAACTGGATCGTGATGATCGGCTCCTGCACGCATCTGGGCTGCGTGCCGCTTGGCCAATCGGGGGACTTCGGCGGGTGGTTCTGTCCCTGCCATGGCTCGCACTACGATACGGCGGGCCGTATTCGCAAAGGCCCGGCGCCGCAGAATCTGGCGATCCCGACCTTTACATTCGCAAGCGATACCGTGATCCGGATCGGCTGA